The following DNA comes from bacterium.
AAAGTTGGGAGCTATTTTAGCATCCCGTTGACAGGTGGTACCGGCCTACTTCATCCCATCTGTGGTAAAAAACATCGCTTTTCTTGAAACTGCGCCATAACCCAGAGTCAAGCTATACTCTGCGCTTTTCGCGTCCTCTGCGTTTCAAGGAGCTTTGTTATTCAATGAGTCCTGGTAGGTCCACAATGCGGATCGTTCCCTTTTCAAGGTCAACCTCATCAATGGTACCCGGGGCGAAGGGGATCATGAATTCTCCGCCATCCGGTAGGGACCCCGTCAGGATCGGGGGGCCCCCTGTATCCATTATATTCTCCACCGGTCCGACTTTATTGCCAAGGTGGTCGAGAAGGATCAGGCCCACGAGATCGTGGAGAAAGTACTCACCCTCTTCCAGGGGGACGAGTTCCTCCCTGGGCACACAGATCATCTGCCCTTTCAGGGCGAAGGCTCCTTCCCGGTCGTTGGTACCGGCAAGCTTAATAAGAGGGTTT
Coding sequences within:
- the rimM gene encoding ribosome maturation factor RimM (Essential for efficient processing of 16S rRNA) yields the protein MKDLFILAEILRPHGLRGEVVVRLLTDHLETLTDAARIYLGLEAVEPVKVEGIRTHKGNPLIKLAGTNDREGAFALKGQMICVPREELVPLEEGEYFLHDLVGLILLDHLGNKVGPVENIMDTGGPPILTGSLPDGGEFMIPFAPGTIDEVDLEKGTIRIVDLPGLIE